Proteins from a single region of Aureibacter tunicatorum:
- a CDS encoding porin family protein, whose amino-acid sequence MRTIKFLGLLCFFVMSSIVVRSQEKEDKDAECIENLNTAKRKYDEGKIHEIPSLLENCLKSGQLKKTELSEAYKLLTLTYLYYNEKYLAIETMTNFISLNPDYKIVRATDPAEFIKLFNSFRKEPIFLWGFKVGVNMPMMNEINGPTLGQSSAYNGSFKGKVGFSVGPEIDLHLYKGLNLSLGGIFSYRSYNFTEQLFQDNFMSINALENSYLIDLPLSFKYFFKGDKQQFFVSLGAYTSFLTQNSLTVQRTDVAGDISDSSVESPSIDFSENRSSMRYGALTSVGVMLKNKNNLNMIGIELSYNFGFNNIVNTTERYSSELNRNTMLTYGYLDKDVSENYLTLSVSYKIPKYNPKFKNKTKVKMKKYGKNRSKIIRFTN is encoded by the coding sequence ATGAGAACTATCAAATTTTTAGGACTGCTTTGCTTTTTTGTGATGTCGAGCATTGTTGTTCGCTCTCAAGAAAAAGAGGACAAGGATGCAGAATGCATAGAAAATCTCAATACCGCAAAGAGAAAGTACGATGAAGGAAAAATTCATGAAATTCCTTCTTTGCTTGAGAATTGCCTGAAAAGCGGGCAATTGAAAAAGACAGAACTGTCAGAGGCTTACAAGCTTTTGACATTAACGTATTTATATTACAATGAGAAGTATTTGGCGATAGAAACAATGACCAATTTTATTTCTCTCAATCCGGATTATAAAATTGTCAGAGCCACGGACCCTGCCGAATTCATCAAGTTGTTTAATTCATTTAGAAAAGAACCTATCTTTTTGTGGGGATTCAAAGTTGGAGTTAATATGCCAATGATGAATGAGATTAATGGGCCTACTTTGGGACAGAGCTCGGCTTACAATGGTTCTTTCAAGGGAAAAGTGGGCTTTTCAGTAGGGCCTGAAATTGATCTCCATTTATATAAGGGTTTGAATTTAAGCCTTGGGGGAATTTTCTCATATAGAAGCTATAATTTCACTGAGCAACTTTTTCAAGACAATTTCATGAGTATCAATGCATTGGAAAATTCATATCTGATAGATCTTCCATTGTCATTCAAGTACTTTTTTAAAGGGGATAAGCAACAGTTTTTTGTCAGTTTGGGAGCTTATACAAGCTTTTTGACTCAAAACTCATTGACTGTTCAAAGAACTGATGTTGCGGGAGATATTAGCGATTCGTCTGTAGAAAGTCCGAGTATTGATTTCTCTGAAAATCGCTCATCAATGAGGTATGGCGCTTTGACAAGTGTTGGAGTGATGCTGAAGAATAAGAATAATCTCAATATGATAGGAATAGAACTAAGCTATAATTTTGGTTTTAATAATATTGTGAACACTACAGAAAGATATTCATCCGAGTTGAATAGAAACACGATGCTTACTTATGGATATTTGGATAAGGATGTTTCTGAGAATTATTTAACCCTATCTGTTAGCTATAAAATACCTAAGTACAACCCGAAGTTTAAAAACAAGACCAAGGTGAAGATGAAGAAGTATGGGAAAAATCGTAGTAAAATCATTCGATTTACGAATTAG